Proteins encoded within one genomic window of uncultured Methanobrevibacter sp.:
- a CDS encoding zinc ribbon domain-containing protein translates to MYCDNCGAELVDGASFCSSCGKKVRVKKPHKNIYIALVLTFLLTGLGTIYAGNTMKGLKLLALRILFISLGVFLNFFFIFSFIVWAYAFYEAYKDVQIANGHSNPDIINDFKSWNPNTQKVALIIIAVILILMVVGCISSLTLNSYSSSDSKSHYYSSGSGSSSGSSHSTHSSHYSGVDDSPHTIARNDPDWYYDHYEYGDNPDIDDYLESQGYD, encoded by the coding sequence ATGTACTGTGACAACTGCGGAGCTGAACTTGTTGACGGCGCCTCATTCTGCTCCAGCTGCGGAAAAAAGGTTAGGGTTAAAAAACCCCATAAAAACATATACATTGCTTTGGTATTGACCTTCTTACTTACAGGGCTCGGTACAATATATGCAGGCAATACCATGAAAGGATTAAAATTGCTTGCACTTAGAATACTCTTTATCAGTCTGGGAGTATTTTTAAACTTTTTCTTTATTTTCTCATTCATCGTCTGGGCCTATGCATTCTATGAGGCATACAAGGATGTTCAAATAGCCAACGGTCACAGCAATCCTGATATTATAAATGACTTTAAGAGCTGGAATCCCAACACTCAAAAAGTCGCCCTAATAATCATAGCGGTTATATTAATTTTAATGGTTGTCGGCTGTATTTCTTCTCTGACTTTGAACAGCTATTCCAGCAGTGATTCAAAATCCCATTACTATTCAAGCGGAAGCGGCAGCAGTAGCGGTTCATCACATTCCACACACTCTTCACATTACTCCGGTGTTGACGATTCGCCTCATACTATTGCCAGAAATGATCCTGACTGGTATTACGACCATTATGAATACGGTGACAATCCCGATATAGATGACTATCTCGAATCTCAGGGTTATGACTAG
- a CDS encoding TMEM175 family protein, whose translation METKTLMDTNRLEAFYDAIIAIIVTVLVLELPQPETATIA comes from the coding sequence ATGGAAACAAAAACCCTGATGGACACCAACAGATTAGAAGCCTTTTATGACGCGATTATTGCAATTATCGTGACCGTTTTAGTTTTGGAATTGCCGCAGCCTGAAACTGCAACTATCGCATGA
- a CDS encoding Ig-like domain-containing protein → MKYTKIIMIVMFLVSLLAVSAVSASENVTVSSVSADDATEVIELNDENTVSEYDYDEYQPRIIPEGYSYRQNIPDEINYTTDFDDYFGYYVTVVDEDGYNIEDMEVRLVDADTNEELMKFEYDETEDAYWCSPSAMGVGIHSCKIIVDDYYYNIKPIIFNLKIVKSDVELILKETYVVKGDYAIIKARVTDLEGDSIYEDGRIKFTVNNKNYYRTIDSDGVATLKVKMNKQGTFTYSASYLGDEDHNPSITKKSKIRVLSTSKSARTISIKGYKVVIPLDKYKKLVNAKYNEKTYVFKLNTGKTIKQKVDVINKKTFKSTTKTVKSKVIFFIAYDGSYKYTGSLPACQYVAELTTSNQHRAGNIICHKWLLGYKKANEFVKLNSAKVRNTIR, encoded by the coding sequence TTGAAGTATACAAAGATAATAATGATTGTAATGTTTCTAGTAAGTTTGCTTGCAGTCTCAGCAGTCAGCGCATCTGAAAATGTTACTGTCAGTTCTGTCAGTGCAGATGATGCAACTGAAGTTATTGAGTTAAATGATGAAAATACTGTAAGTGAATACGATTATGATGAATATCAACCAAGAATAATTCCTGAAGGATACAGCTACAGGCAAAATATACCCGATGAAATAAACTATACAACAGACTTTGATGATTACTTCGGATATTACGTAACTGTTGTAGATGAAGACGGTTATAATATTGAGGATATGGAAGTTAGACTAGTTGATGCCGATACAAATGAAGAATTAATGAAATTTGAATATGACGAAACCGAAGATGCATACTGGTGCAGCCCCAGCGCCATGGGTGTTGGAATTCATTCATGTAAAATCATAGTGGACGATTACTACTATAACATTAAACCGATTATTTTCAATCTTAAGATTGTTAAATCAGATGTTGAATTAATTTTAAAAGAAACTTATGTTGTCAAAGGCGACTATGCAATTATTAAAGCAAGAGTAACTGATCTTGAGGGAGATTCCATCTATGAAGACGGCAGAATAAAATTTACAGTCAACAATAAAAATTATTATAGAACCATTGATAGTGACGGTGTTGCCACTTTGAAAGTTAAAATGAATAAACAGGGAACATTCACTTATTCTGCATCATATTTAGGTGATGAAGACCATAATCCATCCATTACTAAAAAAAGCAAGATTCGGGTATTGAGTACAAGCAAATCTGCAAGAACCATATCCATTAAAGGCTATAAAGTTGTTATTCCACTAGACAAATATAAAAAGCTTGTCAATGCCAAATACAATGAAAAAACTTATGTTTTTAAATTAAACACTGGAAAAACCATTAAACAAAAAGTTGATGTGATTAACAAAAAGACTTTCAAAAGTACAACCAAAACCGTAAAATCAAAAGTCATCTTTTTCATAGCTTATGACGGTAGTTACAAATATACAGGAAGCCTTCCAGCATGTCAATATGTAGCAGAGCTTACAACATCAAATCAACATCGTGCAGGAAATATAATTTGTCATAAATGGCTTTTAGGTTACAAAAAGGCAAATGAATTTGTTAAATTAAATTCTGCAAAAGTCAGAAATACTATTAGGTGA